The following proteins are co-located in the Sporosarcina pasteurii genome:
- a CDS encoding IS3 family transposase (programmed frameshift), whose amino-acid sequence MSKIIFNEIQRKQLEANPNVASVSDRAIQYHAEFKIRAVKENMNGKGPTQIFIENGFDLDVIGVKKATSSLCRWRDTYKTYGEQGLLEERRGRGSTGRPSTKDVSPEKKLEKAEARIKYLEAELELPKKARGTRKAGEETILAPHEKYAVINEVIRKYQLKNMTHYLCKVTGVSRSGYYVWLKNLEKHAMREEQDYQDYLLLRCIYDAFKGKIGYRGLYMALEELLITPMNHKKILRLMRKFNFFSKVRRANPYKHIAKATQVHRTVPNHLNRAFDQEEPGTVYLTDITYLPYRNGQTAYLSCIKDVATREIVAYELSTSLKMRLVYRTLDKLEDALDGNIHPQAMIHSDQGVHYTHPGYQERVKKIGLLQSMSRRGNCLDNAPMESFFGHFKDEVDYKEACNVRELMEMIDEYMEHYNTTRKQWDLKKMTPAQYRSHLIAA is encoded by the exons ATGAGTAAAATAATTTTCAACGAAATTCAAAGAAAACAACTAGAAGCAAATCCAAATGTCGCCTCTGTATCAGATCGTGCTATTCAATATCATGCAGAGTTTAAAATACGTGCCGTCAAAGAAAATATGAACGGTAAGGGACCGACCCAAATTTTCATAGAAAATGGATTCGATTTAGATGTTATTGGAGTTAAGAAAGCCACATCGTCCTTGTGCCGATGGAGAGATACGTATAAAACCTACGGCGAACAAGGACTTCTGGAGGAACGTCGGGGTAGAGGAAGCACTGGTCGCCCATCGACAAAAGATGTATCTCCTGAGAAGAAATTAGAGAAAGCTGAAGCGCGTATAAAGTATTTGGAAGCTGAGTTGGAATTAC CTAAAAAAGCTAGAGGAACTCGAAAGGCAGGCGAAGAAACGATATTAGCACCGCACGAAAAATATGCAGTAATCAACGAAGTCATCCGGAAATACCAACTAAAGAACATGACCCATTACCTTTGTAAAGTAACTGGTGTGAGTCGAAGCGGTTATTATGTGTGGCTTAAAAACTTGGAGAAACATGCGATGCGTGAAGAACAAGACTATCAAGACTATTTATTATTAAGATGCATCTATGATGCATTCAAAGGAAAAATTGGTTATCGCGGACTTTACATGGCCTTAGAAGAACTGTTGATAACGCCAATGAACCACAAAAAAATTCTACGCTTAATGAGGAAGTTTAACTTCTTTTCGAAAGTGCGCCGAGCGAATCCATATAAACATATTGCGAAAGCAACACAGGTACACCGTACGGTTCCTAATCACTTAAATCGAGCATTTGATCAAGAAGAACCAGGAACAGTATATTTAACTGATATCACTTATTTACCGTACCGCAACGGTCAAACGGCTTATTTATCTTGTATCAAAGATGTAGCAACCAGGGAAATCGTCGCTTATGAACTGTCGACTAGCTTGAAAATGAGATTGGTGTATCGCACATTAGATAAGTTAGAAGATGCATTAGACGGAAACATCCATCCACAAGCAATGATTCATTCCGATCAAGGTGTCCATTACACACACCCGGGGTATCAAGAACGCGTAAAGAAAATAGGCTTACTTCAATCGATGTCACGACGAGGAAACTGTTTGGATAACGCTCCAATGGAGTCTTTCTTCGGGCATTTTAAAGATGAAGTAGATTATAAGGAAGCATGTAATGTACGCGAACTAATGGAAATGATAGACGAATACATGGAGCATTATAATACAACGCGCAAACAATGGGATTTAAAAAAGATGACTCCGGCACAATACCGAAGTCACCTAATTGCAGCCTAA